The DNA region gtaaattgaaaagataaattgcatcatcTAAGACTTCCCACACCCAATTCATATATCTCAAagcttttaccacttgagttatcattcgaGGACATACAACATCATGTGATTGAGATTATTAAGAATTTAAATCCATTTTTTTTGAGATATGAAACTATACCTTATTCAGTTATTCTAGTAGACCAAACAGTTCAAGTAACAACCATCTCTTATTTGTTGCATTTCCCATTTTATTTGCTAAGATAATATTGCATGTTGCAAGTGCAACCAATCTATGAAGCTAATAATATACTAATTGAGAAGGTGACCAGaacaatcataattttttttcggGCTTTTAATTGGAATCAATGTCATCTAATTAATCATGGAATTTTGTTagtacaattaatcatgaaaataggttaaaagaaaaatagaagtatttgtttagtctaaatttatatttgtaaACTTAAATGTTATTGATATTCCTATACAATattgtgaaaatatttaattgtaaatatcttaaacttcttgaaataaaaaataataaagggattttttttaatttataattatttaaatatttaaatttattagtttggaattaaagagaatattccgttagcatcttttaaCATGTAGTTAACTTGTTAGATttagtggggtggagtgtagaattTGGTTAAGAATGAGGTTGGGTGTCATTTTGACAAACCTCAAGGGAGaggagtgtattttactctttgttttttaatatataaacaattatttatttataattaatattaattaaattatttgctTATGAAAGGgaacaaaataattattttagaaaaaaaaggaTAGCTAGTTTTGACTTTGAGTGAATTTTGATTTTCGTATTTTGTCCACGTAACTTCCAATACTCATCTTACGGTTAGGTAAATAGTTGGTTTTGGTTTTCGCTGAAGATGTGAGTTTAGTCGACGATCACGTGATACGCTTaagtataatttttaattaatatttctaCGAAACGTGTGTAATTAAcaaattaagttaaaaaaagttattaattcaaaaacaaaaaatatcacGAGCAAACTAATTAAATtccataattttttattgaactactttaaaataaattaaacattGTATCCACATCATAGATATATGTAGTACTTTCCTCTTAACATGTTTAACTCCTTCGATGTAGCATGAGTTCAATTCATgacaattttatgtttttttcatTCATATGTAACAAatattagaatataatataaaactattcattTGAATATTATCAAATACCTTAAACTCTTggaataattggttgtttgacataGTATCCAATCTTATGATTGAAAagtctagagttcgatctttACTGCCCCTAAGTGGAAGCTTCCTTTTCTACTCATTTAACGGTGAACAAATGAAACACACTAACTCCAAGAGACGCATCTTCTCCCCTATCTATTATTGGAAAACCTTTTACCGTATGCCTTGTTGATGTTTTGGGGCAATCAGCGATGAATAGAATGGTGCTTTAGTGCAGTTCATGCCTTTAGTTGGCAAATATTGGACATAGTCCGAGTGGCAAGGCTTTTCTCACCTTAAGGTTTTGAACATTTTAACAGAGGAAATGAGATAATAACATCGATTCAActaattaagaagaaaaaaaaatcaattataacAACTAACCAGAACAGAGAATTTAATTTGCATTCAAGAAAACGAAAGTCATAGATCAACTAAACTATAATACTATATCATAAGTCACTCCTACTGAAATAGAAACTAAGATTTGTTCCCTAACAACATAAGCGTGTAAAAACAGCAGCATTAACCTAATGGTGAGAGTGGCTGAAGTGTAGGAGTAGCTGGCCTGCGGTTCCATTCTTCATTAGAGTGTTGGTGAGTGCGATCCTGAGGAAAACCGAACCTAGAATCAAGCTCGCGATCGTAATAATGAAGCCGTAAGTCTTGCCTTTCATAGTGTCATAAACCCAGTGGGCAATGGCGATGTATACAACCACTTCCAGATCGGCCAAGGTGAAAGGCTTGTGTCCCTGATAACAAACATTGAACAAAGAGTATTAGAGAATGTAATTTATTATTCTGAATCAATCAATTGTACACTGCAACTATATATATCAGTAAAATAAGTAACTGCTTCTATCTAACTGTGTAAACTAATTAGGAAAATGTTGACTAATACTACTAATTGTAACTCATTCTAGCTGTATGAGACATTAGACTGCTAATACCTTTCT from Lotus japonicus ecotype B-129 chromosome 2, LjGifu_v1.2 includes:
- the LOC130735997 gene encoding uncharacterized protein LOC130735997, coding for MILGLPFYAQNCFIISFCLSCRAIKHKPFRLISIVSFIIGWGFLGWFFTHTTNIPMRKGHKPFTLADLEVVVYIAIAHWVYDTMKGKTYGFIITIASLILGSVFLRIALTNTLMKNGTAGQLLLHFSHSHH